A DNA window from Actinokineospora baliensis contains the following coding sequences:
- a CDS encoding MerR family transcriptional regulator, which translates to MAEYRIDDLARAAGTSVRNVRVYQDRELLPPPTRRGRGAVYSDAHLARLRLILNMLERGYAFAQIKEMLDAWRAGHSLADVLGLEEATGAAGAHEQPAVVSMADLARMFGTQLTPANLRTALKLGILQRRGTQLVAPSMKLLEAGHELVKLDVPLAEALVLAAQLQAESDRITALLVGLVRQYVLDPKGPDWLPSGDELPRFADVVSRLHPLVMSAVGAAVDRSARRVIPEVMGDRLIALAERARDLAE; encoded by the coding sequence CGTCGGTGCGCAATGTGCGGGTCTACCAGGATCGGGAGTTGTTGCCGCCGCCGACCAGGCGGGGGCGGGGGGCGGTGTACTCCGACGCGCACCTGGCCCGGTTGCGGTTGATCCTCAACATGCTCGAGCGCGGGTACGCGTTCGCCCAGATCAAGGAGATGCTCGACGCCTGGCGGGCCGGGCACAGCTTGGCCGATGTGCTGGGGTTGGAGGAGGCGACCGGGGCGGCTGGGGCGCACGAGCAGCCCGCGGTGGTGTCGATGGCCGACCTGGCCCGCATGTTCGGCACCCAGTTGACCCCCGCGAACCTGCGCACCGCGCTCAAGCTGGGCATCCTGCAGCGCCGCGGCACCCAGTTGGTCGCGCCGAGCATGAAGCTGCTCGAAGCGGGCCACGAGCTGGTCAAGCTGGACGTCCCGCTGGCCGAGGCGCTGGTGCTGGCCGCGCAGCTGCAGGCCGAGTCGGACCGGATCACGGCGTTGCTGGTCGGGTTGGTCCGCCAGTACGTGCTGGACCCGAAGGGGCCGGACTGGCTGCCCAGCGGCGACGAGCTGCCGCGGTTCGCCGATGTGGTGTCGCGGCTGCACCCGCTGGTCATGTCCGCGGTCGGCGCGGCGGTGGACCGCTCGGCGCGCCGGGTCATCCCGGAGGTGATGGGGGACCGGTTGATCGCCCTGGCGGAGCGGGCCAGGGACCTTGCAGAGTGA